One window from the genome of Macrobrachium rosenbergii isolate ZJJX-2024 chromosome 2, ASM4041242v1, whole genome shotgun sequence encodes:
- the LOC136843947 gene encoding gamma-butyrobetaine dioxygenase-like isoform X1 — MAHRPTARALLSGVAAFRNIATQQIRYQFRNLLQVRGICTKNCINCKTTRSLSLASKAWQQHQVKEAAELPVPGVPISTTQVSKDSVIVKFGDGSESPMPYVWLRDNCRCPDCYSNEALGRKYLLTDLDVDVQALDIQSNDEVMNIKWSDGHVSEYPAEWLHARSFTPTARALRGKVYALPREPWGSNHKLREFDYEAMKNDDKVLLEWLLTMETRGSAMLKNVPDSDVAGPEMIEHIAFVKQSHYGPHSPVVNRPNTNNVAFTNAKLGMHNDLPQYEQMPGIIFIHCVKQHIGTGGESVIADGLFGAELLRKEHPEAFEILTTTDSYFWDKGHANFSWEMDEFYKISKFPIITLNSNKEVIRVAVNNAIRDSYLDLPSNKVKKFYEAMKLFNDILYANSSTFKMDSGDLMTLDNVRCLHGREGYEAFSDRHIESSYLDWDEARCRRRKIQEKLGLLRTV, encoded by the exons ATGGCACACCGTCCCACAGCCCGAGCTCTCCTCAGCGGCGTAGCAGCTTTCAGGAATATTGCCACCCAACAG ATACGATATCAATTTAGAAATCTGCTTCAGGTGAGGGGGATATGCACCAAGAACTGCATCAACTGCAAGACCACTCGATCTCTGAGTCTCGCATCCAAAGCCTGGCAACAGCATCAGGTGAAGGAAGCAGCGGAGTTACCAG TACCAGGTGTCCCAATATCTACTACCCAAGTGAGTAAAGATTCAGTGATTGTGAAATTCGGTGATGGCAGCGAGAGCCCGATGCCCTACGTGTGGCTGAGGGATAACTGTCGGTGCCCTGACTGCTACAGCAACGAAGCCTTGGGCAGGAAATACCTTCTGACTGACCTCGACGTTGATGTCCAAGCTTTGGATATTCAG aGTAATGATGAGGTAATGAACATCAAGTGGAGCGACGGGCATGTGTCTGAGTACCCAGCAGAATGGCTCCATGCCCGGTCATTCACGCCAACAGCCAGAGCTCTTAGGGGGAAAGTTTATGCTCTGCCAAGG GAACCTTGGGGCTCCAACCACAAACTTCGAGAATTCGATTACGAGGCAATGAAGAACGACGATAAGGTCCTCCTCGAATGGCTCCTAACTATGGAGACTCGAGGATCAGCGATGCTCAAGAATGTGCCAGATAGTGACGTCGCAGGACCTGAAATGATAGAACACATTGCATTCGTGAAACAGTCGCATTATGG ACCCCATTCCCCAGTGGTTAACAGGCCAAACACGAACAACGTCGCTTTTACCAACGCCAAACTAGGGATGCACAATGACCTTCCTCAGTACGAGCAAATGCCCGGG ATCATCTTCATCCACTGCGTGAAGCAGCACATTGGCACCGGAGGTGAGAGCGTCATTGCAGATGGGCTCTTTGGTGCTGAGCTCCTCCGGAAGGAACACCCAGAGGCCTTTGAGATCCTGACCACCACCGACTCCTACTTCTGGGACAAAGGTCACGCCAACTTCTCCTGGGAGATGGACGAGTTCTATAAGATCTCCAAGTTTCCTATCATCAC ACTTAACAGCAACAAAGAGGTCATTCGCGTTGCTGTCAACAACGCCATCCGGGACTCCTATCTCGACCTGCCATCGAATAAGGTCAAGAAATTCTACGAAGCCATGAAGCTCTTCAACGACATCCTTTACGCTAACTCCTCAACCTTCAAGATGGACTCCG GTGACCTGATGACCCTGGACAACGTGCGATGCCTTCACGGCCGTGAGGGATACGAAGCCTTCAGCGATCGACACATCGAATCTTCTTACCTCGACTGGGATGAGGCTCGATGCCGCAGGAGGAAAATCCAAGAAAAATTAGGCCTCCTCCGTACTGTCTGA
- the LOC136843947 gene encoding gamma-butyrobetaine dioxygenase-like isoform X2, whose translation MAHRPTARALLSGVAAFRNIATQQVRGICTKNCINCKTTRSLSLASKAWQQHQVKEAAELPVPGVPISTTQVSKDSVIVKFGDGSESPMPYVWLRDNCRCPDCYSNEALGRKYLLTDLDVDVQALDIQSNDEVMNIKWSDGHVSEYPAEWLHARSFTPTARALRGKVYALPREPWGSNHKLREFDYEAMKNDDKVLLEWLLTMETRGSAMLKNVPDSDVAGPEMIEHIAFVKQSHYGPHSPVVNRPNTNNVAFTNAKLGMHNDLPQYEQMPGIIFIHCVKQHIGTGGESVIADGLFGAELLRKEHPEAFEILTTTDSYFWDKGHANFSWEMDEFYKISKFPIITLNSNKEVIRVAVNNAIRDSYLDLPSNKVKKFYEAMKLFNDILYANSSTFKMDSGDLMTLDNVRCLHGREGYEAFSDRHIESSYLDWDEARCRRRKIQEKLGLLRTV comes from the exons ATGGCACACCGTCCCACAGCCCGAGCTCTCCTCAGCGGCGTAGCAGCTTTCAGGAATATTGCCACCCAACAG GTGAGGGGGATATGCACCAAGAACTGCATCAACTGCAAGACCACTCGATCTCTGAGTCTCGCATCCAAAGCCTGGCAACAGCATCAGGTGAAGGAAGCAGCGGAGTTACCAG TACCAGGTGTCCCAATATCTACTACCCAAGTGAGTAAAGATTCAGTGATTGTGAAATTCGGTGATGGCAGCGAGAGCCCGATGCCCTACGTGTGGCTGAGGGATAACTGTCGGTGCCCTGACTGCTACAGCAACGAAGCCTTGGGCAGGAAATACCTTCTGACTGACCTCGACGTTGATGTCCAAGCTTTGGATATTCAG aGTAATGATGAGGTAATGAACATCAAGTGGAGCGACGGGCATGTGTCTGAGTACCCAGCAGAATGGCTCCATGCCCGGTCATTCACGCCAACAGCCAGAGCTCTTAGGGGGAAAGTTTATGCTCTGCCAAGG GAACCTTGGGGCTCCAACCACAAACTTCGAGAATTCGATTACGAGGCAATGAAGAACGACGATAAGGTCCTCCTCGAATGGCTCCTAACTATGGAGACTCGAGGATCAGCGATGCTCAAGAATGTGCCAGATAGTGACGTCGCAGGACCTGAAATGATAGAACACATTGCATTCGTGAAACAGTCGCATTATGG ACCCCATTCCCCAGTGGTTAACAGGCCAAACACGAACAACGTCGCTTTTACCAACGCCAAACTAGGGATGCACAATGACCTTCCTCAGTACGAGCAAATGCCCGGG ATCATCTTCATCCACTGCGTGAAGCAGCACATTGGCACCGGAGGTGAGAGCGTCATTGCAGATGGGCTCTTTGGTGCTGAGCTCCTCCGGAAGGAACACCCAGAGGCCTTTGAGATCCTGACCACCACCGACTCCTACTTCTGGGACAAAGGTCACGCCAACTTCTCCTGGGAGATGGACGAGTTCTATAAGATCTCCAAGTTTCCTATCATCAC ACTTAACAGCAACAAAGAGGTCATTCGCGTTGCTGTCAACAACGCCATCCGGGACTCCTATCTCGACCTGCCATCGAATAAGGTCAAGAAATTCTACGAAGCCATGAAGCTCTTCAACGACATCCTTTACGCTAACTCCTCAACCTTCAAGATGGACTCCG GTGACCTGATGACCCTGGACAACGTGCGATGCCTTCACGGCCGTGAGGGATACGAAGCCTTCAGCGATCGACACATCGAATCTTCTTACCTCGACTGGGATGAGGCTCGATGCCGCAGGAGGAAAATCCAAGAAAAATTAGGCCTCCTCCGTACTGTCTGA